In a single window of the Rhodoferax saidenbachensis genome:
- the gcvP gene encoding aminomethyl-transferring glycine dehydrogenase — protein sequence MPTSAPTLTALENASEFHARHIGIDAADEALMLKAIGETSRRTLIDSIVPRSIARSSKMDIPAAITEAAALAEIKVLAGKNKVLKSFIGQGYYGTHTPGVILRNILENPAWYTAYTPYQAEISQGRMEALVNFQTMVCDLTGMPMANASMLDEATAAAEAMTLAKRSVKSKSNVFVVAGDCHPQTIEVIQTRAAPLGITVLLANSAPEWEAALAGDYFAVLAQYPATSGRIDDLRADVALVHGKQAAFIVAADLLALTLLTPPGEFDADIVVGTTQRFGMPLCNGGPHAAYMACRDEYKRSMPGRIVGVSIDTHGNPAYRLALQTREQHIRREKATSNICTAQVLPAVIASMYAVYHGPEGLTRIAQRVAKFTAILAKGLEQLGVPVRAQATFDTVTLKTDGATNSIAASAVSAGANLRIYFKDYLCISLDETTTRDDLALVWSLFAKPGQALPSVDALEATAESLIPAALRRTSKFLTHPVFNTHHSETGMLRYIRMLSDKDLALDRSMIPLGSCTMKLNATSEMIPITWPEFANIHPFAPADQRQGYTELDAQLRAWLCAATGYAGISLQPNAGSQGEYAGLLVIQAYHASKGQAHRNICLIPSSAHGTNPASAQMVGMQVVVTKCDDNGNVDMADLQAKCEQHSANLAAVMITYPSTHGVFETSVKELCALVHQHGGRVYVDGANMNALVGTAAPGEFGGDVSHLNLHKTFCIPHGGGGPGVGPVCVVADLVPFLPGHATGGVPGTGAVSAAPLGNAAVLPISWMYCRMMGADGLQHATEAAILAANYISSRLADHYPTLYASANGHVAHECILDLRGFKDTCGVMAEDVAKRLMDYGFHAPTLSFPVPNTLMVEPTESETLAELDRFINAMIAIRGEITRVEKGEWPQDNNPLKHAPHTAASLLGAEWDRPYSRETGAFPVASLKAVKYWPSVGRVDNVYGDRNLFCSCVPLNEYA from the coding sequence ATGCCTACATCTGCCCCCACCCTCACTGCGCTGGAAAACGCCAGCGAATTCCACGCACGCCACATCGGCATTGATGCTGCCGACGAAGCGCTGATGCTCAAGGCCATCGGCGAGACCTCGCGCCGTACGCTGATCGACAGCATCGTGCCGCGCAGCATTGCGCGCAGCAGCAAGATGGACATCCCCGCCGCGATCACCGAAGCAGCAGCGCTGGCCGAGATCAAGGTGTTGGCTGGCAAGAACAAGGTGCTCAAGAGCTTTATTGGCCAAGGCTATTACGGCACGCACACGCCCGGCGTGATCCTGCGCAATATTCTGGAAAACCCCGCCTGGTACACCGCCTACACGCCCTATCAGGCCGAGATTTCCCAGGGCCGCATGGAAGCGCTGGTGAACTTCCAGACCATGGTGTGTGACCTGACCGGTATGCCCATGGCCAATGCGTCCATGCTGGACGAGGCTACCGCCGCCGCCGAAGCGATGACGCTGGCCAAACGCAGCGTCAAAAGCAAGAGCAATGTGTTTGTGGTGGCCGGCGACTGCCACCCGCAAACCATTGAGGTGATCCAAACCCGCGCCGCGCCGCTGGGCATTACCGTCCTGCTTGCCAACTCCGCCCCCGAGTGGGAAGCCGCGCTGGCCGGCGACTACTTTGCCGTGCTGGCCCAGTACCCCGCCACCAGCGGCCGCATTGACGATCTGCGCGCTGACGTGGCGCTGGTGCACGGCAAACAGGCCGCCTTCATCGTGGCCGCCGACCTGCTGGCGCTCACGTTGCTGACACCCCCCGGAGAGTTTGACGCGGACATCGTGGTGGGCACCACCCAGCGCTTCGGCATGCCCTTGTGCAACGGTGGCCCGCATGCCGCCTACATGGCCTGCCGCGACGAATACAAACGCTCCATGCCCGGCCGCATTGTGGGTGTGAGCATCGACACCCACGGCAACCCGGCCTACCGCCTGGCGCTGCAAACGCGCGAGCAACACATCCGCCGCGAAAAAGCCACATCCAACATTTGCACCGCGCAGGTGCTGCCGGCCGTTATCGCCAGCATGTACGCCGTGTACCACGGCCCCGAAGGTCTGACCCGCATCGCCCAGCGCGTGGCCAAGTTCACTGCCATCCTGGCCAAGGGCCTGGAGCAGCTAGGCGTCCCCGTGCGTGCGCAGGCCACCTTTGACACGGTCACGCTAAAGACCGATGGCGCTACGAATTCGATAGCTGCTAGCGCAGTATCCGCGGGTGCCAACCTGCGAATTTACTTTAAAGACTACCTGTGCATCAGCCTGGACGAAACCACCACGCGTGACGACCTGGCGCTGGTGTGGAGTCTGTTCGCCAAGCCCGGCCAGGCCCTGCCCAGCGTGGACGCGCTGGAGGCAACAGCCGAGTCGCTGATCCCCGCCGCACTGCGCCGCACCAGCAAGTTCCTCACGCACCCGGTGTTCAACACCCACCACTCCGAGACCGGCATGCTGCGCTACATCCGCATGCTCTCGGATAAGGACCTGGCGCTGGACCGCAGCATGATTCCACTGGGCAGCTGCACCATGAAGCTCAACGCCACCAGCGAGATGATCCCCATCACCTGGCCCGAGTTCGCCAACATTCACCCCTTCGCCCCCGCCGACCAACGCCAGGGCTACACCGAGCTGGACGCACAACTGCGCGCTTGGCTGTGCGCCGCCACCGGCTACGCCGGCATCAGCCTGCAACCCAACGCGGGCAGCCAGGGTGAATACGCAGGCCTATTGGTCATTCAGGCGTACCACGCCAGCAAGGGCCAAGCGCACCGCAATATCTGTTTGATCCCCAGCAGCGCACACGGTACCAACCCGGCCAGCGCGCAGATGGTGGGCATGCAAGTCGTCGTCACCAAATGCGACGACAACGGCAACGTGGACATGGCCGACCTGCAAGCCAAGTGTGAACAACACAGCGCCAACCTGGCCGCAGTAATGATCACCTACCCCAGCACGCACGGCGTGTTTGAAACGTCGGTCAAAGAACTGTGCGCGCTGGTGCACCAGCACGGTGGCCGTGTGTATGTGGACGGCGCCAACATGAACGCACTGGTGGGCACCGCCGCCCCCGGCGAGTTTGGCGGCGACGTGAGCCACCTGAACCTGCACAAGACCTTCTGCATCCCCCACGGCGGTGGCGGCCCCGGTGTCGGCCCCGTGTGTGTGGTGGCTGATCTGGTTCCCTTCCTGCCCGGCCACGCCACCGGTGGTGTGCCCGGCACGGGCGCGGTGAGCGCTGCGCCCCTGGGCAATGCAGCGGTGCTGCCGATCAGCTGGATGTACTGCCGCATGATGGGCGCCGATGGCCTGCAGCACGCGACAGAGGCGGCCATTCTGGCGGCCAACTACATCAGTTCGCGCCTGGCGGACCATTACCCTACGCTGTACGCCAGCGCCAACGGCCATGTGGCACATGAGTGCATTTTGGATTTGCGCGGTTTCAAGGACACCTGCGGCGTGATGGCCGAAGACGTGGCGAAGCGCCTGATGGACTATGGTTTCCACGCGCCCACGCTGAGCTTCCCCGTGCCCAACACGCTGATGGTGGAACCCACCGAGAGCGAAACCCTGGCCGAACTGGACCGCTTCATCAACGCCATGATCGCCATCCGCGGCGAGATTACCCGCGTTGAAAAGGGCGAATGGCCGCAAGACAACAACCCGCTGAAACACGCCCCCCACACCGCCGCCAGCCTGCTGGGTGCAGAGTGGGACCGCCCCTACAGCCGCGAGACAGGCGCCTTCCCTGTGGCCAGCCTCAAGGCCGTGAAGTACTGGCCCAGCGTGGGCCGGGTGGACAACGTGTATGGCGACCGCAACCTGTTCTGCAGCTGCGTGCCGCTGAATGAATACGCCTAA
- the gcvH gene encoding glycine cleavage system protein GcvH codes for MSLKYTPDHEWLKVEGGIATVGITTHAQDALGDVVFVDLPAVGATFAAKDIAGVVESVKAAADVYMPVTGEITEVNEALRDDPSLANTDPLGAGWFFKVKLSNAAELDGLMDETSYTSFAAAA; via the coding sequence ATGTCCCTCAAGTACACCCCCGACCACGAATGGCTCAAGGTTGAAGGCGGCATCGCCACCGTAGGCATCACCACCCACGCGCAGGACGCGCTGGGCGACGTGGTGTTTGTGGACCTGCCCGCCGTGGGCGCCACCTTTGCCGCCAAGGACATCGCCGGTGTGGTCGAGTCCGTCAAGGCCGCTGCCGACGTCTACATGCCCGTGACCGGTGAAATCACCGAAGTCAACGAAGCGCTGCGCGACGACCCCTCCCTGGCCAACACCGACCCGCTGGGTGCAGGCTGGTTCTTCAAGGTCAAGCTGTCCAACGCCGCCGAACTCGACGGCCTGATGGACGAAACCAGCTACACCAGCTTCGCCGCTGCCGCCTAA